The following are encoded in a window of Pseudomonas graminis genomic DNA:
- a CDS encoding heavy-metal-associated domain-containing protein: MQVFKVQGMTCAHCVRAVISAIQRQDPTAQVQVDLGKGEVNVQSQLGSEQVVGLIEEEGYTATLV, from the coding sequence ATGCAGGTATTCAAGGTCCAAGGCATGACCTGCGCGCATTGCGTGCGAGCCGTCATCAGTGCCATCCAGAGGCAAGATCCCACGGCACAGGTGCAGGTTGATCTGGGCAAGGGAGAGGTGAACGTGCAAAGCCAGCTCGGATCTGAGCAGGTCGTCGGATTGATTGAGGAAGAGGGCTATACCGCAACATTGGTCTGA